The Deinococcus arcticus genome has a window encoding:
- a CDS encoding FAD-dependent oxidoreductase — MSAPLPAAPGRVWAHVGQPFAPSPYDVAVVGAGRMGAAAALFLRQQAPALRLLLVEEGGLPNEDGATILAPGVWSLSGLAPEHHGAARWTRGALQALGGTGWEARELVSLHAEPAPGRVPTAQTLARWPDMGALVNPAALPWAELDPDAGMYRPGHAALHAAQAAIRAGADLLLNTRAAPQPGGGLCLERLTVTNTHQIVTHETHLVTARAVVLAAGAKGPWLAECALGVHTRHARAYRQTPHLAVPSGAHSPVLRAGGLTLRPQHGAYTLIPPLHGRDPHGYQPSGGGLTGVPTGLRRETLEDLVALMDAVPALATEALHLGRSLADVPGAWLALPGGRADGPPTFEPLDEHTWLLLGGPHADTLGLHAARELAQAVAETLN, encoded by the coding sequence ATGAGTGCGCCGCTCCCTGCCGCCCCCGGCCGCGTGTGGGCCCATGTGGGCCAGCCCTTTGCGCCGTCCCCCTACGACGTGGCGGTGGTGGGCGCCGGGCGCATGGGCGCGGCGGCGGCGCTGTTTCTGCGCCAGCAGGCCCCGGCCCTGCGGCTGCTGCTGGTGGAAGAAGGCGGACTGCCCAACGAGGACGGCGCCACCATTCTGGCCCCGGGGGTCTGGAGCCTGTCGGGCCTGGCGCCCGAGCACCACGGGGCCGCCCGCTGGACCCGGGGGGCGCTGCAGGCCCTGGGCGGCACCGGCTGGGAGGCCCGGGAACTGGTGAGCCTGCACGCGGAGCCTGCCCCCGGCCGGGTGCCCACGGCCCAGACCCTGGCGCGCTGGCCGGACATGGGGGCCCTGGTGAACCCGGCCGCGCTGCCCTGGGCCGAACTGGACCCGGACGCCGGGATGTACCGCCCCGGCCACGCCGCCCTGCACGCCGCGCAGGCGGCCATCCGCGCGGGGGCGGACCTGCTGCTGAACACCCGCGCGGCGCCCCAGCCCGGGGGCGGGCTGTGCCTGGAGCGCTTGACAGTCACGAACACCCACCAGATCGTGACGCACGAGACGCATCTGGTCACGGCCCGCGCCGTGGTGCTGGCGGCCGGGGCCAAGGGGCCCTGGCTGGCCGAATGCGCGCTGGGGGTGCACACCCGCCACGCCCGCGCCTACCGCCAGACCCCGCACCTCGCCGTGCCCAGTGGGGCGCACAGTCCGGTGCTGCGCGCGGGCGGCCTGACCCTGCGCCCCCAGCACGGCGCATATACCCTGATTCCGCCGCTGCACGGGCGCGATCCGCACGGCTACCAGCCTTCGGGCGGGGGGCTGACCGGGGTGCCCACCGGCCTGCGGCGCGAAACGCTGGAAGACCTCGTGGCCCTGATGGACGCCGTGCCTGCCCTGGCCACAGAAGCCCTGCACCTGGGCCGCAGCCTGGCCGACGTGCCCGGCGCGTGGCTGGCCCTGCCGGGGGGCCGGGCCGATGGGCCCCCCACCTTCGAACCCCTGGACGAGCACACCTGGCTGCTGCTGGGCGGCCCCCACGCCGACACGCTGGGGCTGCACGCGGCGCGTGAACTGGCCCAGGCGGTGGCGGAGACGCTGAATTAA
- a CDS encoding SpoIID/LytB domain-containing protein, with protein MPEGTVLLPEVPGSRRCLRRVSAGPWARAAAGALALLAPAAGALNVRVLVASGPQLTVRVPLTAPATPGLNPPGLGTPAPLAPTGPASTQTWTVGVAGGQLTLNGQPTGNAALYLPPAPGATVDIAGRSYRGGLHLRAEGGKVQGINVVDVEDYLRGVVPAEMPASWPPAALAAQAVIARTYVAARLNPAAPYDTCATESCQVYPGLGAEKPQTDAAVNATRAQVVAYGGRAASTYFSSDSGGFTASSAEVWGAALPYLNAKADPFSAGGPRARWRLEVPQSRVQALAGEYGVRTPLKGVAVSRVSESGRPLEVTLSAAGGTVKLSGARAGGFVRALGAPGTRVTLSGLSPLVLEGNGAGHGVGLSQYGALGLAKAGYTHLHVLGFYYPGTSLGTLAGGDGGRPALAVGPGLPDLNPLAAARPGTAQ; from the coding sequence ATGCCTGAAGGAACTGTTCTGCTTCCCGAAGTGCCGGGGAGCCGCCGCTGCCTGCGCCGCGTTTCTGCAGGCCCCTGGGCCCGCGCCGCCGCCGGGGCCCTGGCGCTGCTGGCCCCGGCGGCGGGCGCGCTGAACGTGCGGGTGCTGGTGGCCAGTGGTCCGCAGCTGACGGTGCGGGTGCCGCTGACGGCCCCGGCCACGCCGGGGCTCAATCCTCCAGGCTTGGGCACGCCGGCGCCCCTGGCCCCCACGGGCCCGGCCTCCACCCAGACCTGGACCGTGGGCGTGGCCGGCGGGCAACTGACCCTGAACGGCCAGCCCACCGGCAACGCCGCGCTGTACCTGCCGCCCGCGCCCGGGGCCACCGTGGACATCGCCGGGCGGAGCTACCGGGGGGGGCTGCACCTGCGCGCCGAGGGGGGCAAGGTGCAGGGCATCAACGTGGTGGACGTGGAAGACTACCTGCGCGGCGTGGTGCCGGCCGAGATGCCCGCCTCGTGGCCCCCGGCGGCCCTGGCAGCGCAGGCGGTGATTGCGCGCACCTACGTGGCCGCCCGGCTGAACCCGGCCGCGCCCTACGACACCTGCGCCACCGAAAGCTGCCAGGTCTACCCCGGCCTGGGCGCCGAGAAACCGCAGACCGACGCCGCTGTGAACGCCACGCGCGCCCAGGTGGTGGCCTACGGGGGCCGGGCGGCCAGCACCTATTTCAGCAGCGACTCCGGGGGCTTCACGGCGTCCAGCGCCGAGGTCTGGGGCGCGGCCCTGCCATACCTGAACGCCAAGGCCGATCCCTTTTCGGCCGGGGGCCCGCGCGCCCGCTGGCGCCTGGAGGTGCCGCAGAGCAGGGTGCAGGCCCTGGCCGGGGAATACGGAGTGCGCACCCCACTGAAGGGCGTGGCCGTGAGCCGCGTCAGTGAATCGGGACGGCCGCTGGAAGTGACCCTGAGTGCGGCCGGGGGCACCGTCAAGCTCTCGGGCGCCCGCGCCGGGGGCTTCGTGCGTGCGCTGGGGGCACCGGGCACCCGGGTCACGCTCTCGGGCCTGAGTCCGCTGGTTCTGGAGGGCAACGGCGCCGGGCACGGCGTGGGCCTGTCGCAGTACGGCGCGCTGGGGCTGGCGAAAGCGGGCTACACCCACCTGCATGTGCTGGGCTTTTACTACCCCGGCACCAGCCTGGGCACCCTGGCGGGGGGGGACGGAGGCCGACCAGCCCTGGCGGTGGGCCCAGGCCTGCCGGACCTGAACCCGCTGGCCGCCGCGCGCCCCGGGACCGCCCAGTGA
- a CDS encoding serine hydrolase domain-containing protein, whose protein sequence is MFRDPARAALRAYSDLLGTDLTGLRPLLRQATARGGVVGVALGDRREVRAFGPVHPGQVFELASVSKPFTATLAAALHGAGHLDWDWPLARLGGPLRGLPPYITPRALGTHTAGLPLHPARVMLTTLTRFHDPYGGMDPAAVVASARRWARPGGRFVYSNLGAGLLALAAAHAAGEAFSAPGYGRALERWVTGPLELGVGLEGPGQVTAPPTGFGPLAGAGGLFGSADDLLTFGGALWAGLSPTAWTELTRPPGLPPALSGVAPGWFARGALRWHDGTARATRTALGIHTGRGAVAAVLVRGGLPLLGERGGVTRLLLGLLGEL, encoded by the coding sequence ATGTTCCGTGACCCCGCCCGCGCCGCTCTGCGGGCGTACAGCGACCTGCTGGGCACCGACCTGACCGGGCTACGCCCACTGCTGCGGCAGGCCACTGCACGCGGCGGCGTGGTGGGCGTGGCACTCGGGGACCGGCGCGAGGTGCGTGCCTTTGGCCCGGTTCACCCCGGACAGGTGTTCGAACTGGCCAGCGTAAGCAAGCCCTTTACGGCCACGCTGGCGGCGGCGCTGCACGGCGCCGGGCATCTGGACTGGGACTGGCCGCTGGCCCGGCTGGGCGGCCCGCTGCGGGGGTTGCCGCCCTACATCACGCCGCGCGCCCTGGGCACCCACACGGCGGGGCTGCCCCTGCACCCGGCGCGGGTGATGCTCACCACCTTGACCCGCTTTCACGATCCCTACGGCGGCATGGACCCGGCCGCTGTGGTCGCCAGTGCCCGGCGCTGGGCCCGGCCTGGGGGCCGCTTTGTCTATTCCAACCTGGGCGCGGGCCTGCTGGCCCTGGCGGCGGCCCACGCGGCGGGCGAAGCCTTCAGCGCCCCAGGCTACGGCCGGGCGCTGGAACGGTGGGTGACCGGGCCGCTGGAACTGGGGGTGGGCCTTGAGGGCCCAGGGCAGGTGACGGCCCCGCCCACCGGCTTTGGCCCACTGGCCGGGGCGGGCGGGCTCTTCGGCAGCGCCGACGACCTGCTCACCTTCGGCGGCGCGCTGTGGGCTGGGCTGTCGCCCACGGCCTGGACTGAACTGACCCGGCCCCCGGGTCTGCCCCCGGCGCTCAGCGGTGTGGCCCCGGGCTGGTTTGCCCGGGGGGCGCTGCGCTGGCACGACGGCACTGCCCGCGCCACCCGCACCGCCCTGGGCATTCACACGGGGCGCGGCGCGGTGGCCGCCGTGCTGGTGCGCGGCGGACTCCCGCTGCTGGGCGAGCGCGGCGGGGTCACGCGCCTGCTGCTGGGGCTGCTGGGAGAGCTGTGA
- a CDS encoding aldo/keto reductase, with amino-acid sequence MDDLKAQTWAVLDAAWAAGLRYFDAARSYGRAEAFLGGWLAARGHSGAVLGSKWGYTYVADWRADAETHEVKTHDLATLDRQWPETQAALSRVPDLYLIHSATLDSGVLENRAVLERLAELAAQGVRVGLSTSGPGQADTLRRALAVRVDGVCPFSAVQATWNLLEPSAGAALAEAHAAGWTVVIKEAVANGRLSARGLGGQGDVPPPLAGVARDLGVTPDAVALGAALAQPWADVVLSGASTPEQLGQNLAALQVSVTAEPLRSALVQDPAAYWGARSALPWT; translated from the coding sequence GTGGACGACCTGAAGGCCCAGACCTGGGCCGTGCTGGACGCAGCCTGGGCGGCGGGACTGCGGTACTTTGACGCCGCGCGCAGCTACGGCCGCGCCGAGGCCTTTCTGGGCGGCTGGCTGGCGGCGCGGGGGCACAGCGGGGCCGTGCTGGGCAGCAAGTGGGGCTACACCTACGTGGCCGACTGGCGCGCGGACGCCGAAACCCACGAGGTCAAAACGCACGACCTCGCCACGCTGGACCGGCAGTGGCCCGAGACCCAGGCGGCGCTGAGCCGCGTGCCGGACCTGTACCTGATTCATTCCGCCACGCTGGACTCGGGGGTGCTGGAGAACCGGGCGGTGCTGGAACGCCTGGCCGAGCTGGCCGCCCAGGGCGTGCGGGTGGGCCTGAGCACCAGCGGCCCTGGGCAGGCCGACACCCTGCGCCGGGCGCTGGCGGTGCGGGTGGACGGCGTGTGTCCCTTTAGCGCGGTGCAGGCCACCTGGAACCTGCTGGAGCCCTCGGCGGGCGCGGCCCTGGCCGAGGCGCACGCGGCGGGCTGGACGGTGGTGATCAAGGAGGCCGTGGCCAACGGCCGCCTCAGCGCGCGCGGCCTCGGTGGGCAGGGCGATGTACCGCCCCCCCTGGCCGGGGTGGCCCGCGACCTGGGCGTGACCCCGGACGCCGTGGCCCTGGGTGCCGCGCTGGCGCAGCCCTGGGCGGATGTGGTGCTCAGCGGCGCCAGCACGCCGGAACAACTTGGGCAGAATCTGGCGGCGCTGCAGGTGTCGGTGACCGCCGAGCCCCTGCGCTCGGCGCTGGTGCAGGACCCAGCGGCCTACTGGGGGGCCCGGTCCGCCCTGCCCTGGACCTGA
- the thiC gene encoding phosphomethylpyrimidine synthase ThiC has protein sequence MTTAPLPDLLLAPELTAPFPGSEKVYLTGTLHPGVRVPARRIRQSPTLERVGELTRSVPNPPLLVPDTSGPYTDPAVTVDLRAGLGCARPWLAGDARLELRAHRHAPDLDQSGPLPFSRVPLPRRARAGAQITQLQAARQGEITPEMEFVALREGLRQEEGFDLTGQHPGQAFGAAIPREITPEFVRAEVARGRAVIPANINHPELEPTIIGRNFRVKVNANLGTSIVTSSIEEEVGKMIWATRWGADTVMDLSTGRHIHPTREWIVRGSAVPVGTVPIYQALEKVGGVAEDLTWAVYRDTLIEQAEQGVDYMTVHAGVRLAHLPLTARRRTGLVSRGGSILGKWCLAHHQENFLYTHFAEICELLAAYDVTFSLGDGLRPGSIEDANDAAQFAELETLGELTQVAWAHGVQTMIEGPGHVPMQLIRENMTRQLAVCQEAPFYTLGPLTTDIAPGYDHITSAIGAAQIAWYGTAMLCYVTPKEHLGLPDRQDVRDGVLAYRIAAHAADLAKGHPGAQARDNALSKARFEFRWQDQFGLSLDPEKARALHDETLPADAAKTAHFCSMCGPQFCSMKLSHDLRAPEVLAGLEAKAQEFRAQGGEIYG, from the coding sequence ATGACCACCGCCCCCCTGCCCGATCTGCTCCTGGCCCCCGAATTGACCGCGCCCTTTCCCGGCAGCGAAAAGGTGTACCTGACCGGCACCCTGCACCCCGGCGTGCGCGTGCCAGCGCGGCGCATTCGCCAGTCGCCCACCCTGGAGCGTGTGGGCGAGTTGACCCGCAGCGTGCCCAACCCGCCACTGCTGGTGCCCGACACCAGCGGCCCCTACACCGACCCCGCCGTGACGGTGGACCTGCGCGCCGGGCTGGGCTGCGCCCGCCCCTGGCTGGCCGGGGACGCGCGGCTGGAGCTTCGGGCTCACCGCCACGCGCCGGACCTGGACCAGAGTGGCCCGCTGCCCTTTTCCCGCGTGCCCCTGCCCCGGCGCGCCCGTGCGGGCGCCCAGATCACCCAGCTTCAGGCCGCGCGCCAGGGCGAAATCACGCCGGAAATGGAGTTCGTGGCCCTGCGGGAGGGGCTGCGCCAGGAAGAAGGCTTTGACCTGACCGGGCAGCACCCCGGACAGGCGTTTGGGGCCGCCATTCCGCGCGAGATCACGCCTGAATTTGTGCGCGCGGAGGTGGCGCGGGGCCGGGCGGTCATCCCCGCCAACATCAACCACCCGGAACTGGAACCCACCATCATTGGCCGCAACTTCCGGGTGAAGGTGAATGCCAACCTGGGCACCAGCATCGTCACCAGCTCGATTGAGGAAGAGGTGGGCAAGATGATCTGGGCCACCCGCTGGGGCGCAGACACGGTCATGGACCTGTCCACGGGCCGCCACATTCACCCCACGCGCGAGTGGATCGTCCGGGGCAGCGCCGTGCCGGTGGGCACGGTTCCCATCTACCAGGCGCTGGAAAAGGTCGGCGGCGTGGCCGAGGACTTGACCTGGGCCGTGTACCGCGACACCCTAATTGAACAGGCCGAGCAGGGCGTCGATTACATGACGGTGCATGCGGGCGTGCGGCTGGCCCACCTGCCGCTGACCGCGCGGCGGCGCACCGGGCTTGTCTCGCGCGGGGGCAGCATCCTGGGCAAGTGGTGTCTGGCGCACCACCAGGAAAACTTCCTGTACACGCACTTTGCCGAGATCTGCGAGCTGCTGGCCGCCTACGACGTCACCTTCAGCCTGGGCGACGGCCTGCGCCCGGGGTCCATTGAGGACGCCAACGACGCCGCGCAGTTTGCCGAGCTGGAGACGCTGGGCGAACTGACGCAGGTGGCCTGGGCCCACGGGGTTCAGACCATGATTGAGGGGCCGGGGCACGTGCCCATGCAGCTGATCCGCGAGAACATGACCCGCCAGCTGGCCGTGTGCCAGGAAGCCCCCTTTTACACCCTGGGGCCGCTGACTACCGACATTGCGCCGGGGTACGACCACATCACGTCGGCCATCGGGGCGGCGCAGATCGCGTGGTACGGCACGGCGATGCTGTGCTACGTGACCCCGAAAGAGCACCTGGGTCTGCCGGACCGCCAGGACGTGCGCGACGGCGTCCTGGCCTACCGCATTGCCGCCCACGCCGCCGACCTCGCCAAGGGCCACCCCGGCGCCCAGGCCCGCGACAATGCCCTGAGCAAGGCCCGCTTTGAGTTTCGCTGGCAGGACCAGTTTGGCCTCAGCCTGGACCCGGAGAAGGCGCGCGCCCTGCACGACGAGACCCTGCCCGCCGACGCCGCCAAAACCGCGCATTTTTGCTCCATGTGCGGCCCGCAGTTCTGTTCCATGAAACTCAGCCACGACCTGCGCGCCCCCGAGGTGCTGGCCGGGCTGGAGGCCAAGGCGCAGGAGTTCCGCGCGCAGGGCGGCGAGATTTATGGGTGA
- a CDS encoding tetratricopeptide repeat-containing diguanylate cyclase, which yields MTDLPPELSHYEAYLPQRRTPERVDALLDLAGGTLPVEDATSLLDHARTLALELADEARAAHTELRLALLQGGEAALGHARSAQARFERLNDTPLETQCALRQAELLTPLPVQALTASLVAATLAQEAGDDELRAQAQRRAGELYSRLGDDRAAISAYEQGLILTDDQKPQARDLPVLLALGSLHMRANQPDEAFRAYRMAGHLAHLEGTPEHADALGGLGVSHGFQGDHARALQFLDRAARLSSLLGDHRRHTRYLNLMASAHARRDEHAQATEVFGQSMSAAGTSGQPDILVITLLNVAEYLLNQGRHDEAATLLDQALTLSQRARLAGAERRAQRLLVTLALARGDAARALAHEQAWSALELEAQADRHGRQQQVHEATAQAELQLALRRERREVRASLAAALGEASARVDELHRQVEGWKGSSLYDLQSGARSRLYGTEQLTQNFKRSLRSKTHLSVAVVGIEVATASVGGAGQLLAETVLQTVRQLLEQSVRETDLVARFDEWKFMVIFPETPTSGARIALQRLIEAAAAHDWKAQGLDSPPTLFIGLAGRGFLQGAQLLLDVADEEHYRARRQGPNQLCTAE from the coding sequence ATGACGGACCTGCCCCCGGAGCTGTCGCACTACGAGGCCTATCTGCCCCAGCGGCGCACCCCGGAGCGGGTGGACGCCCTGCTGGACCTGGCCGGCGGCACCTTACCAGTTGAGGACGCCACTTCTTTGCTGGACCATGCGCGGACGCTGGCCCTGGAACTGGCCGACGAGGCGCGGGCCGCCCACACGGAGCTGCGGCTGGCCCTGCTGCAAGGCGGCGAGGCGGCCCTGGGTCACGCCCGGTCCGCGCAGGCCCGCTTTGAGCGCCTGAACGACACCCCGCTGGAAACGCAGTGTGCGCTGCGTCAGGCCGAACTGCTGACCCCGCTTCCGGTGCAGGCCCTGACGGCCAGCCTCGTGGCCGCCACCCTGGCACAGGAGGCCGGCGACGATGAGCTGCGGGCCCAGGCGCAGCGCCGGGCCGGCGAACTGTACAGCCGGCTTGGCGATGACCGGGCGGCCATCAGCGCCTACGAGCAGGGGCTGATCCTGACAGATGACCAGAAGCCCCAGGCCCGGGATCTGCCGGTGCTGCTGGCCCTGGGGAGTCTGCACATGCGCGCCAACCAGCCCGACGAGGCGTTCCGGGCCTACCGCATGGCCGGGCACCTGGCCCACCTGGAAGGCACCCCCGAACACGCCGACGCGCTGGGCGGCCTGGGCGTCTCCCACGGCTTCCAGGGCGACCACGCCCGCGCGCTGCAGTTTCTGGACCGGGCGGCCCGGCTCAGCTCGCTGCTGGGCGACCACCGCCGGCACACCCGTTACCTCAACCTGATGGCCTCGGCCCACGCCCGACGCGACGAACACGCCCAGGCCACCGAGGTGTTTGGGCAGAGCATGAGCGCTGCGGGGACTTCTGGACAGCCGGACATTCTGGTGATCACCCTGCTGAACGTGGCCGAATACCTGCTGAACCAGGGGCGGCACGACGAAGCGGCCACCCTGCTGGACCAGGCGCTGACCCTGAGCCAGCGGGCCCGGCTGGCCGGCGCCGAACGCCGCGCGCAGCGGCTGCTGGTCACGCTGGCCCTGGCCAGAGGTGACGCGGCCCGGGCCCTGGCCCACGAGCAGGCGTGGTCGGCGCTGGAACTGGAGGCGCAGGCTGACCGGCACGGGCGCCAGCAGCAGGTCCATGAGGCCACGGCGCAGGCCGAACTGCAGCTCGCGCTGCGGCGCGAACGCCGGGAGGTCCGGGCCAGCCTGGCCGCAGCGCTGGGCGAGGCGTCGGCGCGCGTGGACGAACTGCACCGTCAGGTGGAAGGCTGGAAGGGCAGCTCGCTGTACGACCTGCAAAGCGGCGCTCGTTCGCGGCTCTACGGCACCGAGCAGCTCACGCAGAACTTCAAGCGCAGCCTGCGCTCCAAGACGCACCTGTCGGTGGCGGTGGTGGGCATTGAGGTGGCCACGGCCAGCGTGGGGGGCGCCGGCCAATTGCTGGCAGAAACCGTCTTGCAAACGGTCCGGCAGCTGCTGGAACAGAGCGTGCGTGAAACGGATCTGGTGGCCCGTTTCGACGAGTGGAAGTTCATGGTGATCTTTCCTGAAACCCCCACGTCTGGCGCCAGGATTGCCCTGCAGCGCCTGATCGAGGCCGCCGCCGCCCACGACTGGAAGGCGCAGGGCCTGGACTCACCACCGACCCTGTTTATCGGGCTGGCCGGCCGGGGCTTTCTTCAGGGCGCCCAGCTGCTGCTGGACGTGGCCGATGAGGAGCATTACCGCGCCCGGCGGCAGGGACCCAACCAGCTGTGTACCGCCGAATGA